A genomic stretch from Dehalococcoidia bacterium includes:
- a CDS encoding DUF1800 domain-containing protein, giving the protein MTTTTADVALMAHLMRRAGFGAGREELEEQVARGYENVVEDLLHPSADSRENLPDDLIRRYHVDQSELRQLDGAGAYWMYQMITTNHPLEEKLALFWHGLFATGYAKLNQARALLNQVDMFKRTGFGSFRDILIELSKDPAMIIWLDNNDNHDGAINENYGRELLELFSMGIGNYTEDDIKEASRAFTGWTLKNAEYMSMRAMKDSIWPYGRIAWHFEYREDDHDTGDKEFLGERGAFGGGEIVDIICRQDATARFICTRLFQFFGADEIDERGEAAIEQMMASYFESDYEIRSVLRTLFNSEFFKGEAARYARVKAPVETVVGAVRMAGSYRQPTLGVNQLASQAFYMGQGLLQPPTVEGWHEGVEWIDSGSLVERVNFAAKELGNPSNPGVRAIVDRLARDGGTAQSAADVVDGCLDLMGPLQVEDSTREAIVEFASQFGDMDLEAEGSVEAVANVMRLIASSKEYQLA; this is encoded by the coding sequence ATGACCACCACTACGGCAGACGTTGCACTGATGGCCCATCTCATGCGCAGGGCCGGCTTCGGAGCCGGCCGCGAGGAGCTGGAGGAGCAGGTAGCAAGAGGCTACGAGAACGTAGTCGAGGACCTGCTGCATCCCTCGGCTGACAGCCGGGAGAACCTTCCCGACGATCTGATTCGTCGCTACCATGTCGACCAGTCTGAGCTTCGCCAGCTGGACGGCGCTGGCGCGTACTGGATGTACCAGATGATTACGACGAATCATCCTCTAGAGGAGAAGCTCGCGCTCTTCTGGCACGGTCTGTTTGCGACGGGCTATGCGAAGCTGAACCAGGCCAGGGCTCTCTTGAACCAGGTAGATATGTTCAAGCGCACAGGGTTCGGCAGCTTCAGGGATATTCTCATCGAGCTGTCCAAGGACCCGGCCATGATTATCTGGCTGGACAATAACGATAACCATGACGGCGCCATCAACGAGAACTACGGCAGAGAGCTGCTGGAACTCTTCTCGATGGGCATCGGCAACTACACGGAGGACGACATCAAAGAGGCGTCTCGCGCCTTTACAGGATGGACTCTGAAGAACGCCGAGTACATGTCCATGCGAGCCATGAAGGACTCGATCTGGCCGTATGGCCGCATCGCGTGGCACTTCGAGTACCGCGAAGATGACCATGACACAGGCGACAAGGAATTCCTCGGTGAGCGCGGAGCCTTCGGCGGCGGCGAAATTGTCGACATCATTTGCAGGCAGGACGCGACTGCACGGTTTATCTGCACGCGTCTGTTCCAGTTCTTCGGCGCTGACGAGATCGACGAGAGAGGGGAAGCTGCAATCGAGCAGATGATGGCTTCCTACTTCGAATCCGACTACGAGATCAGGTCGGTACTCAGGACCCTCTTCAACTCCGAGTTCTTCAAGGGTGAGGCGGCCCGTTATGCGCGCGTGAAGGCCCCTGTGGAAACAGTTGTTGGCGCGGTCAGGATGGCGGGGTCCTACCGCCAGCCGACCCTGGGCGTGAACCAGCTCGCCAGCCAGGCCTTCTACATGGGGCAGGGGCTGCTCCAGCCCCCCACGGTGGAGGGCTGGCACGAGGGCGTAGAGTGGATCGACAGCGGTTCACTCGTCGAGCGGGTGAACTTCGCCGCCAAAGAGCTTGGCAATCCCTCTAACCCCGGTGTGCGTGCAATCGTGGACAGGCTTGCCAGAGATGGCGGTACTGCCCAGTCGGCTGCCGACGTCGTGGACGGTTGCCTGGACCTGATGGGGCCCCTGCAGGTTGAGGACAGCACACGAGAGGCGATCGTCGAGTTTGCATCGCAGTTTGGTGACATGGACCTTGAAGCCGAAGGGTCGGTCGAGGCCGTTGCTAACGTTATGCGTCTGATCGCGTCGTCCAAGGAATACCAACTGGCTTAG
- a CDS encoding DUF1501 domain-containing protein, whose product MVTQNGNHDKTLVVVQLSGGNDTLNTVVPYNDGLYYDYRQTVHVDGDAVHPISDDLAFNPSMGPVKRLWDEGKVAVINGIGYPNPNRSHFRSMDIWHTAMPDEIGREGWLGRATRELDPTGDNVLTAVNFGRGMPRALGVRGVPVASVGNLETYGLFPDVQDEFLRKYALDAFAKMYGGAQGRDAVMDFLGQTGTDALKGADILRTAPAQYQSSIEYAANPIAQSLKSVAQVMLADLGTRVFYTQHGSFDTHSGELVSHAKLWDEVAGGIGDFYDDLREHGRENDAVILVFSEFGRRVKDNGSGTDHGSGGTAFVIGGEVKGGLYGQYPSLAPDMQLEGDLHYNNDFRMTYSTLLERWFHLDSEPIVNGRFEQFDFLPA is encoded by the coding sequence ATGGTTACGCAGAATGGCAACCACGACAAGACCCTAGTAGTCGTTCAGCTTTCCGGAGGGAACGACACCCTCAACACCGTCGTACCCTACAACGACGGTCTCTATTACGACTACAGACAGACGGTCCACGTTGATGGTGACGCGGTGCATCCCATCAGCGACGACCTCGCGTTCAACCCGAGCATGGGACCGGTCAAGCGCCTGTGGGACGAGGGTAAGGTCGCGGTCATCAACGGGATCGGCTACCCCAACCCTAACAGGTCTCACTTCCGTTCGATGGACATATGGCACACTGCCATGCCGGACGAGATCGGCCGAGAGGGCTGGCTTGGCCGCGCAACACGCGAGTTGGACCCGACCGGCGACAACGTTCTGACCGCGGTCAACTTCGGAAGGGGAATGCCCAGGGCGCTTGGCGTAAGAGGTGTACCTGTTGCTTCCGTCGGAAACCTTGAGACGTATGGACTGTTCCCTGACGTGCAGGACGAGTTCCTGCGAAAGTACGCACTCGATGCATTCGCAAAGATGTACGGAGGCGCGCAGGGCAGGGACGCCGTTATGGACTTCCTTGGCCAGACGGGAACCGACGCGTTGAAGGGCGCTGATATTCTGAGGACCGCTCCTGCTCAGTACCAGTCCTCAATCGAGTACGCAGCCAATCCGATCGCTCAGAGCCTAAAGAGCGTCGCCCAGGTGATGCTGGCAGATCTTGGCACCAGGGTCTTCTACACCCAGCACGGCAGTTTCGACACCCACTCAGGTGAGTTGGTAAGTCACGCCAAGCTCTGGGATGAGGTCGCTGGTGGAATCGGCGACTTCTACGACGACCTCAGGGAGCATGGCCGTGAGAACGACGCCGTGATCCTCGTATTCTCCGAGTTCGGTCGCCGCGTCAAGGACAATGGCTCCGGCACGGACCACGGCTCCGGCGGCACCGCCTTCGTGATCGGAGGCGAGGTTAAGGGCGGACTCTACGGACAGTATCCCTCACTGGCGCCTGACATGCAGCTTGAGGGCGACCTTCACTACAACAACGATTTCAGGATGACCTATTCGACGCTGCTGGAACGCTGGTTCCACCTCGACTCCGAACCGATCGTTAACGGCAGGTTCGAGCAGTTTGACTTCCTTCCCGCCTAA
- a CDS encoding class I SAM-dependent methyltransferase has translation MQKSAAESWRLRVESHHEQSLKVMDESWRQGDFWKNLAPMFRADPRRNDDEALNAISELIGSVSTVLDVGGGAGRFAIALSLKCESVTVVDPSESMLEQLQEATNEAGQSNVASVHSEWETAEIEPEDVVLCSHVVYGVADIIPFIEKINAHARRRVVLLSFVDSPQSNVAALWEPVHGERRINLPAMPELVNVLWEMDVYPSIRMLTSTRAQSFESVDAATEELSNRLFLAQDSPARQRLEAVIEDYLESTDEGWRVIGARPVRQGVIWWDTESR, from the coding sequence ATGCAGAAGTCAGCAGCTGAATCATGGAGACTCCGAGTAGAGTCACATCACGAACAGTCGCTAAAAGTCATGGATGAATCGTGGCGTCAGGGTGACTTCTGGAAGAACCTGGCCCCAATGTTCAGGGCAGACCCTCGTCGGAACGACGACGAGGCGCTGAACGCCATCTCAGAACTCATCGGTTCCGTTTCAACCGTGCTCGACGTTGGAGGCGGTGCAGGCAGGTTCGCCATCGCTCTTTCGTTGAAGTGCGAGTCGGTGACAGTGGTTGACCCATCAGAGTCAATGCTGGAGCAGTTGCAGGAAGCAACCAACGAGGCTGGGCAGTCAAACGTCGCTTCCGTCCATTCAGAGTGGGAGACTGCAGAAATTGAACCAGAGGACGTTGTCCTCTGTTCACACGTCGTCTATGGCGTCGCCGACATAATACCATTCATCGAGAAGATCAACGCTCATGCACGGCGACGAGTAGTGCTGTTGTCTTTCGTTGATTCCCCGCAGTCGAACGTCGCAGCACTCTGGGAGCCTGTGCACGGTGAGCGCAGGATCAACCTACCAGCGATGCCTGAGCTAGTGAATGTGCTATGGGAGATGGACGTCTATCCCAGCATCCGGATGTTGACCTCTACGAGAGCGCAGTCATTCGAGTCAGTAGACGCCGCTACCGAGGAGTTGTCCAACAGGCTGTTCCTTGCCCAGGATTCCCCCGCCCGCCAGAGACTCGAGGCAGTGATCGAAGACTACCTCGAGTCCACGGACGAGGGTTGGCGAGTCATTGGTGCCAGACCTGTGAGGCAGGGTGTCATCTGGTGGGACACCGAGTCACGTTAG
- a CDS encoding gamma-glutamyltransferase family protein, with amino-acid sequence MVTATPTLTTINKTEARAQRGMVATKDIHATRAGVQMLEMGGNAVDAAVAACFAIGVVEPMSSGIGGGGYLVYQLGDRGGVVGFPMKGPLAAKPDMYELTGEAAVGNFGWAGVVNDENLDGPRSIAVPGAVAGLCEAHRLLGKLPLKEVIAPAVSLARDGHSPGWHNMYALGLMASRLFDFDELRNVFMPGGRLPAGDLTSPALLKQPDLGDVLDAIGREGPSAFYAGEIARALASDIQAKGGIVSEEDLAEYRPFVWDSGLEFGYRGHTVRVPPFACAGTTSAMTLRSLDGFDVASMGHNSADALHAYIYGARLAYADRFAYMADPAFVDAPWKGLVSDGYTELRRGQIDSERLGNIEVGDPWAFDEGAPGKKLAASAPALDAGTTHLCAMDGDGNAVSLTNTLMAGFGSGFVPKGTGVVMNNGMMWFDPVPGRVNSIMPGKYPLNNMTPALVMGDDGVRLAVGASGGRRITNCVTQLISKVVDYGIGPQEAIDSPRVDCSLPVTSVDPRLSADVVAELEGKGHRIYVIGDNHVQGGFASFASPVAIVRDGDGGFRAGVDTFHSAYAEGL; translated from the coding sequence ATGGTCACTGCAACGCCGACTCTTACAACTATCAACAAGACTGAAGCGCGTGCCCAGCGAGGCATGGTCGCCACAAAAGACATCCACGCAACGCGAGCAGGCGTGCAGATGCTTGAAATGGGCGGCAATGCCGTCGATGCGGCGGTCGCAGCCTGTTTTGCCATTGGGGTCGTCGAACCGATGTCGAGTGGTATCGGTGGCGGCGGATATCTCGTGTACCAATTGGGGGACAGGGGAGGAGTAGTCGGATTTCCGATGAAGGGTCCCCTGGCTGCCAAGCCGGACATGTATGAACTCACCGGCGAGGCCGCAGTCGGAAACTTTGGATGGGCGGGCGTCGTCAACGATGAGAATCTCGATGGTCCCCGATCAATCGCCGTACCTGGCGCGGTTGCAGGCTTGTGTGAGGCTCACAGGTTGCTTGGCAAACTCCCCCTCAAGGAGGTGATCGCCCCGGCTGTCTCTCTGGCGAGGGACGGGCACTCTCCGGGGTGGCACAACATGTACGCGCTGGGGCTGATGGCGTCACGCCTTTTCGACTTCGACGAGCTGCGAAACGTCTTCATGCCTGGGGGAAGGTTGCCCGCAGGTGATCTCACAAGCCCTGCTTTGCTTAAGCAGCCTGACCTCGGCGACGTGCTCGACGCAATCGGAAGAGAAGGCCCATCTGCGTTCTATGCTGGCGAGATTGCGCGGGCTCTTGCCTCCGACATTCAGGCTAAGGGCGGAATTGTTTCCGAGGAAGATCTTGCCGAGTATCGTCCATTCGTGTGGGACTCCGGCCTTGAGTTTGGCTATCGAGGACATACCGTGAGAGTGCCGCCGTTCGCATGTGCAGGGACGACGTCCGCCATGACGCTTCGGTCGCTTGACGGTTTCGACGTTGCATCGATGGGTCACAACTCAGCCGATGCGCTTCACGCTTACATATACGGCGCCCGCCTGGCCTATGCAGACAGGTTCGCCTACATGGCGGATCCGGCATTCGTCGACGCCCCCTGGAAGGGGCTTGTTTCAGACGGCTACACCGAGCTACGACGTGGACAGATCGACTCCGAGCGATTGGGAAATATCGAAGTCGGGGACCCGTGGGCATTTGATGAGGGCGCACCTGGCAAGAAGCTCGCTGCGAGCGCTCCAGCACTTGACGCTGGAACTACTCACCTGTGCGCGATGGATGGGGACGGTAACGCAGTTTCACTAACAAACACGCTGATGGCTGGATTCGGTTCCGGATTCGTTCCGAAGGGAACGGGCGTCGTGATGAACAATGGGATGATGTGGTTCGACCCGGTTCCCGGGCGGGTGAATTCGATCATGCCAGGCAAGTACCCACTGAATAATATGACTCCAGCCCTGGTTATGGGCGACGATGGTGTGCGGCTCGCCGTAGGTGCATCCGGAGGACGCCGAATTACCAACTGTGTAACGCAACTGATCTCGAAGGTCGTTGACTATGGCATTGGCCCCCAGGAGGCTATAGACTCGCCGAGGGTCGACTGCTCCCTGCCTGTCACCAGCGTGGATCCAAGGCTCTCGGCAGACGTGGTAGCGGAACTGGAGGGCAAAGGTCACCGCATATACGTCATTGGCGACAATCACGTGCAGGGCGGCTTCGCCAGCTTCGCGAGCCCTGTTGCCATCGTCAGGGACGGTGATGGCGGCTTCCGAGCCGGCGTGGATACGTTCCATTCAGCGTATGCTGAGGGACTCTAG
- a CDS encoding S9 family peptidase produces MKSDRETDLIPRRILYGNSERNFAKVSRDGRRLAFLAPVNRVMNVWVSPLDSIDEAKPVTNDQERGIPFYIWPYNSDYLLHVQDEAADENWHLYATHLITLETRDLTPYEDIHARVLALSSRHPDEVLVEINNRDGRFHDIHRVNMVSGGSTIEFENDIGATLFVADLDLTVRLAKLSTPDGGSQFLHRHPLGEWRKLMDVGPEDEITTHPLGLDSNGRTLFMLDSRNRDTSALVELDLNSHEERELAVDSHADITGFMIHPSTGRPQAVSIEHERAHWVSIDDSIIDDLDVLHGEFGNDYWLTSRSLDDGRWVVAHEQDVGPLDFYLYEREAKSLQFLFSNRPELEKYKLAPMQSATVRSRDGLDLTVYYTQPTWTSCEEGPPPAVLLVHGGPWGRDSWGFVPGHQLWASRGYSVISVNFRGSWGFGKPFVNAGNREWAGKMHDDLIDVVNWAVETGIADRDKIAIMGVSYGGYATLVGLTFTPEVFACGVDVVGPSNLNTLLDTVPPYWEPEIAMFRTRVGDNSTLEGRQFLAERSPLTFADRIERPLLIGQGANDPRVKQAESDQIVGAMTGHGIPVTYVLFPDEGHGFRRQENNIAFMAMAEAFLAKCLGGRYEPIDNDFVGSSVTVVTGETEVPGLAENLAKMPGLKRHPRGQNNGHCNADSYNYQQD; encoded by the coding sequence TTGAAAAGCGATCGCGAAACGGACCTGATTCCCCGGCGAATCCTGTACGGTAACTCCGAACGAAACTTCGCGAAAGTCAGCAGGGATGGGAGACGTCTTGCATTCCTTGCACCAGTCAACCGCGTCATGAACGTCTGGGTGTCACCACTGGATTCAATTGACGAGGCGAAGCCAGTTACCAATGATCAAGAGAGGGGAATCCCGTTCTACATCTGGCCTTACAACTCAGACTACCTCCTCCACGTGCAGGATGAGGCCGCGGACGAGAACTGGCATCTGTACGCGACTCACCTAATCACACTGGAAACAAGGGACCTAACGCCCTACGAGGACATCCATGCCCGCGTACTGGCACTCTCTTCAAGGCATCCTGACGAGGTGCTGGTTGAAATCAACAATAGGGACGGACGCTTCCACGACATCCATAGGGTCAACATGGTGTCGGGAGGGTCGACCATTGAGTTCGAGAACGACATTGGCGCTACTTTGTTCGTTGCAGACTTGGACTTAACTGTCAGGCTCGCAAAGTTGTCCACACCGGATGGCGGTTCTCAGTTTCTTCACAGACACCCCTTGGGTGAGTGGCGCAAGCTGATGGACGTTGGGCCCGAGGATGAAATAACAACTCACCCTCTAGGACTCGACTCGAATGGCAGAACGCTGTTCATGCTCGACAGTAGGAACCGGGACACCTCCGCGTTGGTCGAACTGGACTTGAACTCTCATGAGGAGAGGGAACTTGCGGTTGACTCACATGCAGATATAACTGGATTCATGATTCATCCGTCGACAGGTAGACCACAGGCGGTCTCGATCGAACACGAACGAGCCCACTGGGTGTCAATAGATGACTCCATTATTGACGACCTCGACGTCCTGCATGGAGAGTTCGGAAACGACTACTGGTTGACGAGCCGGTCGCTAGACGACGGACGTTGGGTGGTCGCGCATGAACAGGACGTCGGCCCACTGGACTTCTACCTGTACGAGCGAGAAGCCAAGAGTCTCCAGTTCCTCTTCTCGAACCGTCCTGAGCTGGAAAAGTACAAGCTGGCCCCAATGCAATCGGCAACTGTCAGGTCACGAGACGGGCTGGACCTCACCGTCTACTACACGCAGCCTACGTGGACCTCCTGTGAAGAAGGACCGCCTCCCGCTGTTCTTCTGGTACACGGTGGACCTTGGGGGAGAGACAGCTGGGGATTCGTGCCCGGCCATCAGCTATGGGCCAGCCGAGGCTACTCGGTAATCTCCGTGAACTTCCGTGGCTCGTGGGGTTTTGGAAAGCCCTTCGTAAATGCTGGCAACCGCGAGTGGGCGGGCAAGATGCATGACGACCTGATCGACGTCGTCAACTGGGCCGTTGAAACAGGGATCGCCGACAGAGACAAGATCGCCATCATGGGTGTCAGCTATGGGGGATACGCGACCCTTGTCGGGTTGACCTTTACTCCTGAAGTGTTCGCCTGCGGAGTCGATGTGGTGGGGCCCTCGAACCTCAATACGCTCCTTGATACCGTGCCTCCGTACTGGGAGCCGGAGATCGCCATGTTCAGGACCCGTGTGGGAGACAACTCGACTCTGGAAGGGAGACAATTCCTTGCTGAAAGGTCTCCCCTAACTTTCGCGGACAGAATAGAGAGGCCACTGCTCATAGGACAGGGTGCTAACGATCCCAGGGTCAAGCAGGCTGAATCCGACCAGATCGTTGGGGCAATGACTGGCCATGGCATACCGGTGACTTATGTGCTGTTTCCGGATGAGGGACATGGCTTCAGGAGGCAGGAGAACAACATTGCCTTCATGGCAATGGCCGAGGCATTCCTCGCGAAGTGCCTTGGCGGCAGGTATGAGCCTATCGACAATGACTTCGTTGGATCATCTGTTACAGTAGTCACCGGCGAGACCGAAGTACCAGGTCTCGCCGAAAATCTAGCCAAAATGCCCGGGTTAAAGAGACATCCGAGAGGACAGAATAATGGTCACTGCAACGCCGACTCTTACAACTATCAACAAGACTGA
- the hpt gene encoding hypoxanthine phosphoribosyltransferase, protein MVNPLSCIVQGQRIYHLARMCYPCGQTLERAGLTRRCRLVDVETSRFTPVPNVAGGAEPNFAHPSELEFARILDFYGLRWDYEPLSFPLRWDGDRATEMLTPDFYLPDLDLYLELTTMKQSLVTQKNRKLRRIRELYPEVNIKLLYRRDFHRLLAKFGFGPLVESDLPGISRVLYSERQIQQRVQELGRTISRDYAGKRPVLIGVQRGMVCFMADVMRQISLPTRMDFMSISRYAGEHGPDIRVTKGLDLGIDGSDVILVEDIVDTGMTLNWLIAHLQSRQPATVEVCALLDKRARRIADVDVKYVGFEAPDEFLVGYGLDYMESYRNLPFVGVLRPVGN, encoded by the coding sequence ATGGTCAATCCACTGTCATGTATAGTGCAAGGGCAGCGGATTTATCATCTAGCGCGTATGTGCTATCCTTGCGGTCAAACACTGGAGCGTGCCGGTTTGACGCGGAGGTGTCGGTTGGTCGATGTCGAAACGTCCAGGTTCACTCCCGTGCCCAACGTGGCAGGCGGGGCTGAACCCAATTTTGCTCATCCTAGCGAGCTAGAGTTCGCGAGAATTCTGGACTTCTACGGTCTTCGCTGGGACTATGAGCCTCTCTCATTCCCTCTCCGATGGGATGGTGACCGGGCCACCGAAATGCTTACCCCGGACTTCTATCTGCCTGATCTCGATCTCTACCTTGAACTAACGACCATGAAGCAGTCGCTGGTTACTCAGAAGAATCGCAAGCTCAGGCGCATCCGGGAACTGTATCCCGAAGTTAACATAAAACTCCTGTACCGGAGGGACTTTCACCGTCTTCTGGCGAAGTTCGGGTTTGGCCCCCTCGTCGAGTCCGACCTGCCCGGCATTTCCCGTGTCTTATACTCGGAGCGTCAGATTCAGCAGAGGGTGCAGGAGCTAGGGAGGACGATTTCACGAGACTATGCAGGCAAGCGCCCCGTACTGATTGGCGTACAGAGAGGAATGGTCTGTTTCATGGCAGACGTTATGCGCCAGATCTCGCTGCCCACTCGTATGGACTTCATGTCCATTTCGCGCTATGCCGGGGAGCATGGGCCGGATATCAGAGTTACTAAAGGGCTGGATCTGGGTATCGACGGCTCGGACGTCATCCTGGTTGAGGACATCGTGGATACTGGAATGACGTTGAACTGGCTGATCGCTCACTTGCAGTCTCGCCAACCGGCTACCGTCGAAGTCTGCGCTCTACTCGACAAGCGGGCAAGGCGAATCGCGGACGTTGATGTCAAGTACGTGGGTTTCGAAGCGCCGGACGAGTTCCTCGTTGGCTACGGTCTCGACTACATGGAGTCCTATAGGAATCTGCCGTTTGTGGGCGTCCTGAGACCAGTAGGGAACTGA
- the trxA gene encoding thioredoxin has product MANAVEITDATFEDEVVNSDVPVVVDFWAEWCGPCKMIAPIVEELAGEYAGKVKFTKLDVDSNPKTAMQFGIRGIPSLLIFNEGKAVDQVVGAVPKSMLKKRVDEAIA; this is encoded by the coding sequence ATGGCAAACGCAGTTGAGATTACAGACGCCACTTTTGAGGACGAGGTCGTTAACTCGGACGTTCCCGTAGTGGTAGATTTCTGGGCCGAGTGGTGCGGTCCCTGTAAGATGATCGCCCCAATTGTCGAAGAACTGGCCGGCGAGTATGCGGGCAAGGTGAAGTTCACGAAGCTGGACGTAGACTCCAACCCCAAGACCGCCATGCAGTTCGGTATTCGTGGAATTCCTTCACTGCTCATCTTCAACGAGGGCAAGGCAGTTGACCAGGTGGTGGGCGCCGTCCCGAAGTCCATGCTGAAGAAGCGCGTCGACGAGGCAATAGCCTAA
- the nifS gene encoding cysteine desulfurase NifS, translating to MDYAATTPVRPEVVQAMLPYFSEGFGNPSSIYELAQQSRGAVDQSRRSIAKALGCRASEVVFTSGGTESDNAAIKGVATALRNIGNHVITTSIEHHAVLHACHQLEQFGFDVTYLPVDEHGLLDPVDVAGAITERTVLVSVMLANNEIGTIQPVAEIAAAVKREALRFDRKIYVHTDAVQAVGAIDVNVRDLSVDLLSLSGHKLHGPKGIGALYIKRGTPFEPLILGGGQERERRSGTENVPSIVGLAEAIRLAEGERTALTERLIKLRDMIIHGIHERIPNAKLNGHPTTRLPNNVNVSFENVEGEPILLGLDFAGICASSGSACSSASLEPSHVLTAIGLPADLAQGSLRITIGRETTDEDVDYMIETLTDLVGRLRSMPSLSSV from the coding sequence ATGGACTACGCTGCCACCACTCCGGTTAGACCGGAGGTGGTGCAGGCCATGCTGCCTTACTTTTCGGAAGGATTCGGCAACCCATCAAGCATCTACGAGTTGGCTCAGCAGAGCAGGGGGGCCGTCGATCAATCGCGCAGGTCAATTGCCAAGGCCCTGGGCTGCAGGGCGAGTGAAGTGGTCTTCACGTCGGGTGGCACCGAGTCTGACAACGCCGCCATCAAAGGGGTGGCCACTGCCCTCAGAAACATCGGCAATCATGTCATTACAACTAGCATAGAGCACCATGCGGTCCTGCACGCCTGTCATCAGTTGGAGCAGTTCGGATTCGACGTTACGTATCTGCCTGTCGACGAGCACGGGCTTCTCGACCCGGTGGACGTTGCTGGAGCGATAACCGAGCGTACCGTCCTGGTAAGCGTCATGCTTGCCAATAACGAGATAGGTACTATCCAGCCCGTCGCGGAGATCGCAGCCGCGGTCAAGAGGGAAGCCCTCAGATTTGACAGGAAGATCTACGTCCATACCGATGCAGTCCAAGCCGTCGGCGCTATCGACGTAAATGTTCGGGACCTGAGCGTCGATCTCCTGAGTCTGTCCGGGCACAAGTTGCACGGGCCTAAAGGCATCGGGGCTCTGTACATTAAGCGTGGAACGCCATTTGAGCCGTTGATACTGGGTGGCGGCCAGGAGCGCGAGAGGCGATCAGGCACGGAGAATGTGCCATCCATCGTGGGACTGGCTGAGGCAATCCGCCTCGCAGAAGGCGAGAGAACTGCGCTAACAGAGCGCCTGATAAAGCTCCGCGATATGATCATTCACGGGATTCATGAGCGAATACCGAATGCGAAGTTGAATGGTCATCCCACTACAAGGCTGCCCAATAATGTGAACGTTTCTTTCGAAAACGTCGAGGGGGAGCCAATCCTTCTGGGACTGGACTTTGCTGGGATCTGCGCATCTAGCGGCTCTGCCTGCTCGTCGGCGAGCCTTGAGCCGTCCCACGTGTTGACTGCCATTGGCCTCCCGGCGGATCTGGCGCAGGGCAGTCTGCGTATCACTATTGGAAGGGAAACAACTGACGAAGACGTCGACTACATGATAGAAACCCTGACAGACTTGGTGGGGAGGCTAAGATCAATGCCGTCCCTTTCAAGCGTCTAG
- the speB gene encoding agmatinase has protein sequence MSSRQPSYAWQTFLDTPPEEHDYESAHFVVLPVPYDGTTSFRTGSRYGPAAIVDASRHLEDFDVELRCDPSASGIYTMPEVTPDASGPAQVVDQVRRAVTDVLKSAKTPVLIGGEHSLALGAVRACAEKYEDLSVLYLDAHADLRDSYMGTELGHATVARRISETCPIVEVGVRSISDEEFRFAQSEPGVDIHFWPTDRNEQELHDAVCGQLSQNVYLSIDLDVLDPSIMPAVGTPEPGGMTWWDTIRLIREVSRKSRIVGFDVLELSPEEGPVACSSTAARLTYKVMGYVLTP, from the coding sequence TTGAGTTCAAGGCAGCCGTCCTATGCTTGGCAGACCTTTCTCGACACTCCTCCTGAGGAGCATGATTATGAGTCGGCCCACTTTGTCGTATTACCGGTTCCCTACGATGGAACAACGTCATTTCGTACCGGTTCGAGATACGGCCCAGCAGCGATAGTAGATGCCTCGCGCCACCTGGAAGACTTCGATGTGGAATTGAGGTGCGATCCCTCAGCTTCAGGTATCTATACCATGCCAGAAGTGACTCCGGATGCATCAGGCCCGGCCCAGGTCGTGGATCAGGTGAGAAGGGCTGTGACGGATGTCCTCAAGAGCGCCAAGACGCCAGTACTCATTGGTGGAGAGCACTCTCTCGCCCTTGGTGCTGTCAGGGCTTGTGCCGAGAAGTACGAAGACCTGTCTGTACTATATCTCGATGCTCACGCTGATCTCCGGGACTCGTACATGGGGACTGAGTTGGGACACGCGACGGTGGCACGGAGAATTTCAGAGACTTGCCCCATCGTGGAAGTCGGCGTACGGTCCATCAGCGATGAGGAGTTCCGTTTCGCCCAGAGTGAACCGGGTGTCGATATTCACTTTTGGCCGACGGATCGGAACGAACAGGAACTCCACGACGCGGTCTGTGGTCAACTGTCGCAGAATGTCTATCTTTCTATTGATCTGGATGTCCTGGACCCGTCAATTATGCCCGCAGTTGGCACGCCAGAGCCCGGTGGGATGACCTGGTGGGATACAATCCGGTTAATACGTGAGGTGTCGCGAAAGTCCCGAATCGTTGGTTTCGACGTGCTGGAACTCAGTCCCGAAGAGGGTCCAGTTGCCTGTTCGTCGACGGCGGCAAGGCTCACATACAAAGTCATGGGTTACGTCCTGACTCCTTGA